A genomic region of Camelus ferus isolate YT-003-E chromosome 35, BCGSAC_Cfer_1.0, whole genome shotgun sequence contains the following coding sequences:
- the LOC116661430 gene encoding translation machinery-associated protein 7-like, with the protein MSGCKGGKKKPLKQPKKQSKEMDEEDKTFKQKQREEQKKLEELKAKAARKGPLATGAIKKSGKK; encoded by the coding sequence ATGTCCGGCTGCAAAGGTGGCAAGAAGAAGCCCCTGAAGCAGCCCAAGAAGCAGTCCAAGGAGATGGACGAGGAAGACAAGACATtcaagcagaagcagagagaggagcagaAGAAACTCGAGGAGCTAAAAGCGAAGGCTGCGCGGAAAGGTCCCCTGGCCACAGGTGCAATTAAGAAATCTGGCAAAAAGTAA